AATTGAGACGAGATAGTACTCATAATAGCGGCCAGTACAGCAGCCAGCATGATTCCCGCAATCAGCGGATGAAAGATGATTTGCCCCAGAACGATAAAGACCGTTTCTGCGTCGGCTAACTCTGTGCTGTTTTGCTGGAAATATGCGATACCGACTAATGCAGTCGCAATCGCGCCCATCAGACTCAGCAACATCCATCCGATTCCGATTCGTCTTGCACTTTTAGTCTCTTTCACCGATTTAATCGCCATGAAACGGACGATGATATGAGGCTGTCCGAAATATCCTAACCCCCAGGCAAGAGAAGAGATAATTCCTGCCACACTCACACCGGATACAAAATTAAATAATGCGGGATCTGCCTCCCGAATGCTGGCCGCTGTTTCTGCAAAGCCCCCGGTAATAATAATGCCTGCTGAAGGCACCAGCACCAAAGCTAAAAACATAATCAGACCTTGCACAAAATCTGTATAACTTACTGCCAGGAAACCACCGAATAATGTATACGCCAGAACGACCGCCGACACAATAATCAAGCCCGTATGATACTCCAGCCCGAATGAACTTTGAAAGAACTTCCCGCCTGCCACCATCCCGGATGATACATAAAATGTAAAGAACACTAAGATAATAATGCCAGAAGCCACTCGCAGTAAACGGGAGGTATCTTTTAATCTGTTCTCCAAAAAACTCGGAATCGTAATGGAGTTATTCGAAACTTGCGTGTAGGCGCGCAAACGCGGTGCCACAAACAGCCAGTTTAAATAAGCCCCAATTGTCAGCCCGACGGCAATCCATGCTTCTCCGAGCCCGCTCAAATAAATTGCTCCCGGAAGACCCATCAGCAGCCATCCCGACATATCGGAAGCACCGGCACTTAACGCAGTGACTGCCGGACCCAGCGACCTTCCGCCGAGCATGTAGTCCGTCAGATTGGATGTGCGTCTGAAGGCATACCAGCCGATGAACAGCATAGCGGCCATATACATAATAATCGCAATGAGCTGATATGTTTGTTCCGTCATACAATCCCCTCCTTTACTATCAATATACCTATTCTACCTGATGGATAGCACTCTTTGAACAAAAATAAAAAGAAACGTATGAATGAACTACATAATCTGATACAATTGCCCGGGAAATGACCAGAACTGACAAAGTTAAAGATCGTTGCGAACAAAAGTCCTTTCCTGACGGCCCGGCAGTCGGTTTATTGCCAACTATTATGAAACTTTTCTGTTCGCCGTGACGTATACATACAAACCAAAGGAGGAATTTGCATGTTACACACGACAACGAATACACTGCAAGGCCGAACTATTGAAACGTATCACGGCATCGTATCAGGAGAAACCATTATGGGGGCAAATATTGTCCGTGACATCTTTGCATCTGTTACGGATATCGTAGGAGGACGCAGTGCAGCTTACGAAAGCAAATTGACCGAAGCGCGTCAGACTGCTCTGGATGAAATGTCCCAAAAAGCGTCTGCTATGGGAGCAAATGCAGTAATTGGTGTGGACTTGGACTTTGAAATGGTGCGTGAAGGCATGATGATGTGCATTGCTACAGGAACTGCTGTCACCTACCGCGAAGGCGAATAACTCCATACAAAAAGAGAGGCGATATTCACCTCTCTTCTTGTATCATTCTAATATTTCTGCCACCCGGCCAACCTGCCCATCCTCTAAACGAACTTTAATGCCATGCGGATGAAAACTGGATTTCGTCAATAAGTCTTTAACAATACCTTCCGTCTTCACGCCGCTGCGCTGATCTTTTTTCAAGATAATTGCCACATGCAATCCCGGCTTGATATCTGCCCGATTCTGTCCATTCATAAGTTCATTCGCTCCTCTTTTTTATCCAGTGTAGCACACTGCTGTACGAAACGGACAAGCATGATACAATAAAGGCTATCAAACTAGGAGGGGTTATTATGCGATTAACAGTATACCTGGCTGGGGAGATTCACACGTCTTGGCGGGATGAAGTCAAAGAGCAAGCCAAAAATCTTCAATTACCTGTTGATTTTGTCGGACCTATGGAAGATCATGACCGTTCAGACAATATCGGAGAAGAAATTCTGGGAGAACAGCCGGATAATATTTTTAAAGATGCGGCAGCTTCCAGCCTAAACAACCTGCGAACTGAAATCCTGATGAAAAAGTCAGATGTCGTCATTGCATTGTTCGGGGAAGAGTATAAACAATGGAATACCGCAATGGATGCAAGCGCCGCAGTCGCATTCGGCAAACCGCTGATTCTGATCCGTCAGGAAAAACATCATCACCCGTTAAAAGAACTTTCCCGAAAAGCCCATGTCACCGTCGAATCGGTAGATCAGGCAGTTTGTGCACTTAAATATATCTTTGAATAATCCATACAAACATCCATGTTATTTCATTACACAGAAGGCATCCTGGAATTTAGGATGTCTTCCTTTTTTATTTCAAAATTCCCTATACAATGCTGCGCCTAAGTAATCACTGCTTGTTTCAACCTTTCTTATCCCTTTGAATTTAACAATATGATTCAAACGTTCCTTTTCAATAAAATTCTGTCACCATATATACTTGTCAAGTGGTAGAATAGAAGTATAAAAGCAGTCAGGAAGGGGCAATCGAATGGCGTCAAAAAGAGGCATCCGGCAGCAATACATACGAATATTTATCGTTTCGTTAGTCATTGCAGTAATCGGAATGGGCAGCATGTATGCATATGTGAATAATTCATGGAATGACTTGGAAGAAGAGCAGCAAGATTCACTTGAGAAAGCCCGATTAGTCGAACTGCTTTCCGACTCTATCCAAGATGTATTTTTCAGAATCCGTGGCTATTATGCATTTCAAATAGAAGAAGAACTGAATGGGGCTTATCTTTCAATTCAAGATGTACATACTTATTCAAGACAATTTAAATCCCTTCCTCTTAACGTTAAAGAAAAGGAACTTATCCAGGAAATTGACAGCTTTATGATAGATTACGAAGAGACCACACTTCCAAAAGCTATTCAATTCATTAAAGATAACGATTATGAGGGACTGCGCAACTTAGCCCAGGGCGGAACGAATCAATCGGTAAACAGCTTTATTCACTATGCCAATGAATACGATATCATCGCAAAAGAAGAACTGCTGCAATCCTATGAACGAACCAAAAAGCAATCAGAAATATACTTTTTACTCATTACCATTCTCGGCTTTGCATTCCTGCTCATTCCCATTTACACGGTATGGAATGTCATCAAACGAGTAGTACGGCCAGTAGAAAAAATAACAAGTGAAGTCGACCAGTATGAAACGGAAGGACAAATTTTATTTCAGCCTATTGCCAGGGACAATGAAATCGGCGCACTTTCACAATCTATTTATAAGATGATGCAGCGGATTCAAATGAACGAACAAGAAGTTCTGTCTCAAAATGAAGAGTTGATTACACAGCAGGACGAATTGTTCAATCGGCAGACGAAAATGGAATTCGCCTTGTCGGAAGCACGTTTTTCGCGCGTTCGCCTCGAACGTTATAACGGCCTGGGTCACCTTCTTTCATTTTCATTGGATAAGCGGGAAATATGCATGAAAACAGCTGATTATTTAAATCATATTTTCCAGCCTGACCTGAGTCTCCTGCTGTTTGTAAAAGGAGACATCTATTCATTAAAAGGAATCTCTGATACATTTTTCAGCGAGATAAAAGAAGAGCGTTTAGACTATTTTAAGGAACGGCTGAATACGGAACCTTATTTTGTGATCAAAAGAGAAGCAGATTATGAAAAGGGAATCTCTGAACAGATCACATATGTTTATGACTTCGTGTCCGGTATATTCAATGCAGAAAACGAACTCAGTGTGATCACCATTCAATCCCGGATTGGCAAGCCTTTTACAGAAGATGACCAAAAAGATCTATACAGTTTGCTTAAGCGCATTGCCCTCTCTGTAGACAGAGTCGATCAATACGAGTTAATTATCCACGAACGGCAGCTGAATCAAAGTATTTTGGACAATATCAATGAAGGAATCCGTTTTGTTTCCAATACAGACGAAGAGGATAAATACAATGCCGCTTTATTTGAACTGTTGGATATGGAACCTGAATCCAAAGACAAAGCGTGGCCGCGTGAAGAGTGGACTGAGTATTTCTTACAGCAAATTGATGATCCTGTTCAGTACCAACAGTTCCTGGATACAACACTTGATACGGAATCAGCTGGCCATACGAACAACACCTATATACTTACACTGCAGTCTAAAGAATCTCGTGTCATGAACGTCTATAGTGTGCCAATTATTATTCAAGGCAGAAAAGTGGGCACAATATTCGTGCATCGTGATATTACACATGAACATGAAGTTAATAAAATGAAAACCGAGCTGGTTTCAACGGTCAGCCATGAATTACGTACACCTTTGTCCAGTATTCTCGGCTTCTCAGAATTATTACTAAATAAAGATATGGATGAAAAGCGTAAAAAACGCTATTTGGAGACCATTCACGGTGAAGCAAACCGGCTAACCGCATTAATTAATGACTTCTTGGACATTCAGCGTATGGAATCAGGACGCCAAACGTATCAGATGGAGGAAATTTCCGTTGGTGATGTTTCAATAGAAGCAGTAAATAAGCTGCCGATTCAATCACAGCTGCACAAGATTATCCTTCAAGACGTAACTTGTTCATCCAGCATCAAAGGAGATCACGACCGTATTCTTCAAGTATTTTTGAACCTGATTGGGAATGCAATTAAATTTTCTCCAGATGGCGGCGAGATCAATATTACCCTTTTTAATCAGCAAGACTCAGTCGTCGTCTCTATAAAAGATCAAGGAATCGGAATTCCAGCAGAAACTATCGGCCATTTATTCGAGAAGTTTTACCGTTTTGATAACAGCTATAGCAGGAAAATAGGCGGTACAGGTCTCGGCTTGTCTATTTGCAAAGAAATCATTCAAGATCATAACGGACAAATATGGGTAGATTCAGAAGAAAATTCAGGAACAACTATTTTCTTCTCACTTCCCCTTATACAAATGTTGCCTGAGGAACATATCCAATCTGATAAACCGCTGATAGCTGTAGTGGAAGACGATGTAAATATCGCGTTACTGCTCGGCGAAGAGTTATCAAGCAATGGATTTTCAATCATACATCATTCTTCAGTGGACAAAGCATTTACATGCATACAGCAGATGCGTCCTGCTGCAGTCGTTGTTGATTTGATGCTTGAAAATGGTGAAGACGGCTGGGATCTGATCCGTCAAATGAAAGAACGCGAGGAAACGAAAACGATCCCTATCATTATTTCCTCTGCACTCGAAAAAGAACCTCAGTTAATGGAGCAGTTTGATATTAATGATTATTTTACAAAACCTTATCCGCTTGGTGACTTGTCTGCAACTGTCCTGCAAACTTTAGAGCGTTCGGATGGAAGAATACTATATCCTGAAAATAACTAAAAAGAACGTCCCCCGCTTTGGAGGGACGTTCTTTTTATTGTTCAAGCAAATTTTCATATCATAATTTCAGTCTTTGAGTAGCGACTTTACTAATTCAGTCAGTTCATTCGGGCTGAACGGTTTAGGGACAAAGTGAGAAGCCCCCATTGCCATAACGGTATCTTGATCAGTTTGCTGTGCTTTCGCTGTCAGCATAATTACAGGAACATCGAGTTCCATCGGCTGCAGCCGCTCCAATAACTCCAAACCGGTCATACGCGGCATCATATAATCCAAAAGAATGGCATCATACCGATTGCTTTGTATCTTTTCAAAGGCTTCCAGACCATCCTCCGCTTCTTCCACCTGAAATCCTTCAAACTCCAATGTATCAGTCAGCAGCATTCGCAAGATTTCTTCATCATCTACAACTAACACTTTTTTCATTTCATACGTCAACAGGGGGCCTCCTCTCTATTCCCTCTTATCAAACAAACGGGCTGCTAATTTATCTATGCGCCCTAAAACTTCTGACGGCTGGAAAGGCTTAATGATATAATCATCTGCGCCAAGCCAGAGTGCAGCTTTAATATCATTGGCACTTTTTCTGGCTGTCATCATGGAAACAGTAACGTTCGTTTTGGCATGGTCACTCTTTAAACGGCTTAAGACTTCGAGACCATCCATTTTCGGCATAACTCCATCCAGCAGAATGATAAAATACGCATCAGGACTATACCAGTCATCTTCAAGAAATGCAGGACCATCCGCATACGTCTTGACGGTAATATCAATATCGGCAGACTTCAACCCAAGCAGCGTCTGCTGGAGAATCTGTCTGATAAATGAGTCGTCGTCGACAATGATAACGATTAATTTGCGCTTCACTGCAATTTTTCGCTGATCATAAATTATTGTCTGATTCCGCCCAGAGCGTTTCGCTTCATAAAGCGCCTGGTCCGAAGCTGATATCAATTCTGCGGTATCGCCTTCGTACGTGGCACTCCCTGCTGAAAACGTTACTTGAAACTTCTGCTCATCCGATGTGAATATTTGCTCATTAAATCTATTTCGAATGCGGTCTATTGCATGCACAGTCTCTTCTGCACGGATGCCAGAAAACAGCATAGCGAATTCTTCTCCGCCATAACGGAATACATAATCACCTTCACGCTTCTCTACCCGAATGATCTCGCCAAACTTCCGGAGTACTTCATCGCCCGCCGGATGTCCATATAAATCATTTACTTGTTTGAAGTGATCCAGATCCACCATTACAAGAGAAAAAGCTGATTCCGATTGATCTGCATTTTTCGCCAAGTTATTGATAATATCATCAAAATGTCTTCGGTTACCGACACCCGTCAGACTGTCTGTAATCATACTGCTGCTGATCGCGTGCTGCCGCTGTTGCCGATTGAACAAATAAGGGAAAAAGACATCCATATCAAAAGGTTTCGGAATCAAATCCATTGCGCCGCGGCGATATGTCTCTATTTGAACTTCTTTCGTCGCATCTTCGCTGGAAATAGCCAGTGTCGTATTCTTTTGTCTGGCCGGTTCTGCAATCTGATCCAGCACTTCAAAGCCCGTCATATCAGGCAGCTTCGCATTGATAATTACAATACCGGGTCTCATCGAATAAAATTGCTCAATTCCGCGTTTGCCGTTCAATGAAATAATGACCTGTGCTCCCAGCTTCTCCAGTAATTCTTTTAAATAAGAGACAAACTCCAGGTCATCATCAATAATCAAAATGAAGGTTTCCTGATCCAGACGGTTTACATAGCGATCCGGCAATTGGAATTCATCTTTTTTCACAGCGATCGTATTATCGAAATACGCTCGAATACGATTTTTCAAGTTTTCCAGTGAAGAGACGGGCAGTTTTTGATCATTGGATGACGACAGAATTTCCAATTGTGAAGCACAAAATAGAGATAACTGCTGTAACCCTATCGTTCCGGACGTTCCTTTTAATTTATGAAGGAAATAATATAACTCTCTCTCCGTTAAACTGCCGCGTTTCTCCCATTCATCAAAGATATTCTCTGTTCGCTCCGCGAGCATATCCTGATACTTTTTTTGACTCATTCTCATTCCCCTCCGTTCAGCGGACGCATCTCCCATTCGGCCTCTACTTCATATCCCCAATGCTCTCTCTGTATACAAAGAGAGCCGGCAAGATAGAATATATCTCTACCGGCTTACATAATTGATTATTCCAGACCCATCTCTTCTTTCACTGCTTGTGAAATCCGCTCTGCATATTCGATACATTGTGCTTCCGTCTCGGATTCGACCATTACACGTACAAGCGGTTCTGTACCGGAAGGGCGCACAAGAACTCTTCCCTGCCCGTCCATTTCCTTTTCCACTTCATCGATGACACTGACAATTCGCGCATTATCCATCACCGCATATTTATCAGCCACTCGGATATTTACTAATTTCTGAGGATAAACCGTCATTTCACTCGCCAGCTCAGACAGTTTCTTGCCTGTCTGCTGCATGATATTAACCAATTGCAAAGCCGTCAGCAAGCCGTCCCCGGTTGTATTATAATCCATGAAGATAATATGGCCGGATTGCTCGCCGCCCAGATTATACTCATTTTTACGCATTTCTTCTACGACATACCGGTCACCTACGGCAGTTTGCACACTCTTCATTCCGAACTTTTCCAGCGCTTTGTAAAAGCCCAGATTACTCATTACGGTAGAAACAATGGTATCAGATTTTAATCTGCCTTTACTATGTAAATATCGTGCCACGATAAACATGATTTGGTCTCCGTCTACGATATTACCTTTTTCGTCCACTGCAATCAGACGGTCCCCGTCCCCGTCAAAAGCAAGTCCGATGTCGGCATTCTTTTCAACGACAAGTGCCGCAAGTGCTTCCGGATGAGTAGATCCAACTCCGTCATTAATGTTCAGTCCGTTAGGTGATGCGCCCATTGTAGTAAGATCTGCATCCAGGTCAGCAAATAGATGCGTCGCCAAAACAGAAGTCGCCCCGTGCGCGCAATCTAGAGCCACATGTATATTTTCGAAATCTTCATCCACTATCTGTTTTAGATATTGAATATATTTCTGACCGCCTTCAAAGTATTCTGTAATCGTTCCGACTTCACCGCCAACCGGGCGCGGTAATGTATCTTCCTCTGCGTTAAGAAGCTGTTCAAACTCTTCTTCCTGTGCATCGGTCAATTTAAAACCATTCTCTCCAAAGAACTTGATCCCGTTATCTTCCACGGGATTATGCGATGCGGAAATCATGACGCCTGCCTGCGCGTTCATAACACGTGTTAAATACGCCACGCCAGGTGTACTGATGACGCCGAGCCTCATTACTTCTACGCCGACAGATAACAATCCCGCAATCAATGCATTTTCAAGCATGTAGCCAGAAATGCGAGTATCTCTTCCCACCAGCACTTCTGCCTTTTCAGCTGCTTCTTTAGTGAATAAATAACCGCCGATTCTGCCCAATTTAAATGCAAGTTCAGGGGTTAGTTCCGTGTTGGCCACACCTCTGACGCCATCTGTTCCAAAATACTGTGTCATGTTTTATATACTTCCTTTCAATCTTGTCTTAGTAGACTGCATTTGCTTGACGCTTTATGATTCTGTTTCAGCGTCTGCTTTCTTCGATTCATCGGATATTTCCCCGGAGACTTTCACTTGCGCTTTTACTTTAGCAGGTGTCACTTTTGTGATTCCTTCCGGTTTCTTAACATCCAGTTCAATTTTTCCCGATTTACTGATCTTGCTCAAATCAAGCTCTACCGGAATTTCTTTTACTGCATCCACTGTACTTTTCGGTCCCGAAATTCGCACGAATTTATCTTCCAGTACGGCGCTTTCAATTTCTATATTTCCTGTTGACTGTCCCTTTTCTTTCAGCTTCACACGCGCTTCGCGGCTGTACTCCTGAATGTCTACTTTGACCGTTACTTCTTCAGGGTTCAATGTAACGGAAAGCTTATTTAAATCCCGGTCCAGTACACGCACACGTGACTTTTGCTCGAACGGCTTATTCAAACTGCCTTCACCTGTTACGGATACTTTCACAAAGCTGATTGCATCCACAACACTTTTCGCCCCTGTTACATTGATCACAGCTGGCTGGACGTCCATGCTCTTCACTTCATAGCCTTCAGCAAGTAATCTCGTATTCATTTCTGGATCAACACGGAATGTCTGAGTGACTTTCTCTTCTATATTAATACTGACTGTGCCCGGTTCAAGGCGCACGTCCAGCTTATCTGATATATTCTCCGCTTGGATCCGAACATTATGTTCGCCCAGCGTCAAGTTTTGTAAATCTAGCTTTAATGTAAAGTCTTTCAGTAACTTTGTAGTCTGCACAATATTTGTAGGGCCTTCGATTGTCATATTAACCATATCAGGAACACCCGTTACTACCAGGTTTTCTGTATCGTAGTACACCTCTACAGGAACGTCCTGTATAAGTTCAAATACATCGCTCGTACTGTTGCGGTTGGAAGGATCTTCTGATTTTACTGAAAGAAACAGCATAATTGCCAGAAAAAGTGCAGTCAGACGCAGAAACCAAGGACTGTCCATAAATTTATCCATTTTTTCTCTTCCCCCACTTCCATAGAGAAGTATCAGCTTGGCCTGTCGTGTTACCGAACCATGAAATACGCAATATTTTCTCGAATTCTTCAATATCCAGTTTACGATTGATTTCTCCATCTGTCGCTATACTGATGGCACCTGTTTCTTCAGAGACAATGATCGTCACAGAATCCGTAACTTCACTAATGCCGAGAGCTGCACGATGCCGTGTCCCCAGTTCTTTGGAAATAAATGGACTTTCCGATAATGGCAAGTAACAGCCCGCAGCAGCGATACGGTTTTTCGTCACAATGACGGCACCGTCATGCAGTGGAGTGTTTGGTATAAATATGTTAATAAGTAATTCAGATGTAATATGTGAGTTCAAAGGAATACCTGTTTCAATATATTCGCTAAGACCTGTTTCTTTCTCAATCGTGATTAAGGCACCAATCCGCCGTTTTGCCATATAGCTGACAGATTTGACAAATGCCTCAATTAACCGATCCCGTTCTTCCTCTTCCTGCATGGCGGTTCTTGCAAATAATCTCCCTCTGCCCAGCTGCTCCAATGCTCTGCGCAGTTCTGGCTGGAATATGATAATAGCAGCGAGGAAACCGAATCTGAGAACTTCTTCCATCATCCACTGGAGAGTTTTCAAACCAAGCCATTCCGTGATGTAACGGCCGATTAGGATAACAAAAATCCCTTTCAGTAATTGGACGGCTTTTGTTCCTTTAATAATGGTGATTAATTTATAGAGTACGAACCAAACCAGAAGCACATCCACAATGTTTTTCAGTATTTCTATTGGTGCTAATGTTGTTACTTGCTCCAAACCCGGCATGTGCTTCCCCTACCTTTAAAAAAGTTCTTATTTATCCAGTATAGCATAATTCCCGGCTGACATGCCTAACTAAACGGTAAGCCGCGGACGAAAAACCGCATCAAAAAAGTGATGCCGAAGCACCCCGGCCGGCATCACTTTTACATCATATTAATCCGTTTCAGAATTTTTTCCGCTTGACCCAGGCAGCACTTCTTTTGCGGTAGTTTTAATCTTATACCAGAGCCAATCGAATATTTCATTGATCTCTTCACTGGATCCTGTAATCACTGCAGTAGATGCCATATACTTAGAACCGCGGATGACGGTGACGTTTCCGTCAACTCGGCCTTCCACTCGTAAATTTCCATTTTTCACTACCAGATCACCTGTCACCGTCTCACCGGCAGGAACAATTACCGTTTCCCCTTCAACGATCACATTAGGCTGCTTGGTAAATGAAAATTGCTGTTCGTTTTCAAAGCTGGCGAAAAACGATGAGCTCATTAAAAGTAAAAATAATGCTGCTGCCGCCATGAACGGATGCTGACGGAACCATTTTGCCGGGCCTTTTTTTACCGTCTGCCTCGGTAATCTGGCTGTTACGCCACTGACAAATCCGGCAGGCGCTTCCAGCACATCGAAACTTCCGAGTAACGTGACCGTCTCATCGAGTTCCTCAAACATTTTCCTGCACTCTTCACATTCATCCAAGTGCTCTTTCATAATCTGTTCTTCTTCATTGGTAAGCTCACCATCAAAAAATGCATGTATATAATGGACAACATGTTTAGGACATTTTTCCACGAATCTAACCTCCTACATACTCCCCATTTGTTGCCGGAGCGCTTCTCTTCCGCGATGTACCCGTGTTTTTACTGTTCCGAGAGGCATCTCCAAAATGTCGGCGATTTCCTGCAACTGCAGGTCTTCCATATAACGTAATATAATAATTGTGCGATATTTTTCAGGCAGCCTGTTCACTTCATACTGAACACGTTCTTTTGTTTCCATCTTCTCTACTTCTTCTTCCGGTAATTGCTGCTCTTTTGCAATTTGAGAATACATATCTAAGCCTTCCGTTCCTGGTACCGTCGCATCCAAATAATAATCGGGCTTTTTCTTTCGAATGCGGTCAATGCACAGATTAGTCGCAATACGGTACAGCCAGGTAGAAAATTTCCGCTTTTGGTCATAGGTTTCCAAGTTTACGTAAGCCCGTACAAATGCCTCCTGTGCAATATCCTCCGCTTCTGCCGCATTATTCAGCATCCTGTAGCACACTTGATACAGACGGTGCTGAAAATGGATGACAATTTCCTCAAAAGCTTCCTGATTTCCATTTAATACTTCTTTTACACGTTTAGTTATTAATTCGTCCAATAGACTCCACCCTCCGCTCTATGCGGCTGTCCCTTTATATACGTTGGAAACCTCATTTGGTTTCATTTTTCTCAACAATTCACAACCATCTTTACTTTACCATTATTTCCAAGCATAGGCATAGAGTTTATATAAATAAAAAGTGAGTGAATCCCCATGGGTTCAATCACTTTTTCGGAACTATAATAACTTTTCACCAAATAACGACCCGAGAAGGCCAACCGCCACATCAGCTGTTTTATTGTATTCATCCAACATTGGGTTCACTTCAACGAATTCAGCAGATGTAATGACATTTGCATCCTGAAGCAGTTCCATAGCCAGATGGCTTTCCCGGTATGTGATTCCACCCGGCACCGGCGTTCCGACGCCTGGGGTATAGAGCGGATCCAAACCATCTAAATCCAGTGATAAATGAACACCGTCAACTTGTCTGGAAGCAAAATGTTCCAGGGTTTGCCTGATTACCGCCGACATGCCGAACCTGTCGATTTCATGCATCGTAAACACTTTTATACCTTTTTCTTTAATCAGCGCACGTTCACCGGGATCCACTGAACGTGCCCCTATGATCACGACGTTTTGTGGAATAATCTTCGCCCCGTCATGGTGTACGTTCACCAGTTTTTCATGGCCGAGTCCCATGCTGACAGCCAGCGGCATTCCATGTATATTGCCGGACGGCGAGGTCTCAACTGTATTCATGTCTGCATGCGCGTCAT
The Sporosarcina sp. P33 genome window above contains:
- the sigW gene encoding RNA polymerase sigma factor SigW; the encoded protein is MDELITKRVKEVLNGNQEAFEEIVIHFQHRLYQVCYRMLNNAAEAEDIAQEAFVRAYVNLETYDQKRKFSTWLYRIATNLCIDRIRKKKPDYYLDATVPGTEGLDMYSQIAKEQQLPEEEVEKMETKERVQYEVNRLPEKYRTIIILRYMEDLQLQEIADILEMPLGTVKTRVHRGREALRQQMGSM
- the cdaA gene encoding diadenylate cyclase CdaA, which gives rise to MPGLEQVTTLAPIEILKNIVDVLLVWFVLYKLITIIKGTKAVQLLKGIFVILIGRYITEWLGLKTLQWMMEEVLRFGFLAAIIIFQPELRRALEQLGRGRLFARTAMQEEEERDRLIEAFVKSVSYMAKRRIGALITIEKETGLSEYIETGIPLNSHITSELLINIFIPNTPLHDGAVIVTKNRIAAAGCYLPLSESPFISKELGTRHRAALGISEVTDSVTIIVSEETGAISIATDGEINRKLDIEEFEKILRISWFGNTTGQADTSLWKWGKRKNG
- the glmM gene encoding phosphoglucosamine mutase; amino-acid sequence: MTQYFGTDGVRGVANTELTPELAFKLGRIGGYLFTKEAAEKAEVLVGRDTRISGYMLENALIAGLLSVGVEVMRLGVISTPGVAYLTRVMNAQAGVMISASHNPVEDNGIKFFGENGFKLTDAQEEEFEQLLNAEEDTLPRPVGGEVGTITEYFEGGQKYIQYLKQIVDEDFENIHVALDCAHGATSVLATHLFADLDADLTTMGASPNGLNINDGVGSTHPEALAALVVEKNADIGLAFDGDGDRLIAVDEKGNIVDGDQIMFIVARYLHSKGRLKSDTIVSTVMSNLGFYKALEKFGMKSVQTAVGDRYVVEEMRKNEYNLGGEQSGHIIFMDYNTTGDGLLTALQLVNIMQQTGKKLSELASEMTVYPQKLVNIRVADKYAVMDNARIVSVIDEVEKEMDGQGRVLVRPSGTEPLVRVMVESETEAQCIEYAERISQAVKEEMGLE
- a CDS encoding zf-HC2 domain-containing protein, encoding MEKCPKHVVHYIHAFFDGELTNEEEQIMKEHLDECEECRKMFEELDETVTLLGSFDVLEAPAGFVSGVTARLPRQTVKKGPAKWFRQHPFMAAAALFLLLMSSSFFASFENEQQFSFTKQPNVIVEGETVIVPAGETVTGDLVVKNGNLRVEGRVDGNVTVIRGSKYMASTAVITGSSEEINEIFDWLWYKIKTTAKEVLPGSSGKNSETD
- a CDS encoding YbbR-like domain-containing protein: MDKFMDSPWFLRLTALFLAIMLFLSVKSEDPSNRNSTSDVFELIQDVPVEVYYDTENLVVTGVPDMVNMTIEGPTNIVQTTKLLKDFTLKLDLQNLTLGEHNVRIQAENISDKLDVRLEPGTVSINIEEKVTQTFRVDPEMNTRLLAEGYEVKSMDVQPAVINVTGAKSVVDAISFVKVSVTGEGSLNKPFEQKSRVRVLDRDLNKLSVTLNPEEVTVKVDIQEYSREARVKLKEKGQSTGNIEIESAVLEDKFVRISGPKSTVDAVKEIPVELDLSKISKSGKIELDVKKPEGITKVTPAKVKAQVKVSGEISDESKKADAETES
- the rocF gene encoding arginase, with protein sequence MRNLDISLIGVPVDLGQSRRGVDMGPSAIRYAGAIERLLALGHRVTDEGNIAVSPVHNDRSTTAGLRNLQEVTEAAEQLAQSVSGIVRKKRFPLILGGDHSIAIGTLAGLADHYHNLGVIWYDAHADMNTVETSPSGNIHGMPLAVSMGLGHEKLVNVHHDGAKIIPQNVVIIGARSVDPGERALIKEKGIKVFTMHEIDRFGMSAVIRQTLEHFASRQVDGVHLSLDLDGLDPLYTPGVGTPVPGGITYRESHLAMELLQDANVITSAEFVEVNPMLDEYNKTADVAVGLLGSLFGEKLL